A segment of the Rhodospirillales bacterium genome:
TCGACTTGGTGTTCGAGATCAGCGAGGGCGACGCGACGGAGATCGAGAGCATTCGGTTCGTCGGCAACAAGGCGTTCAGCGATTCGGAACTGCGCGATGTGGTCCGTACCCGGGAATCGGCTTGGTGGCGGTTCCTTTCGTCCGACGACACCTATGATCCGGACCGCCTTGCGCTCGACCAGGAACTGCTGCGTCGGTTTTATCTGTCGGAGGGCTACGCCGACTTCCGGGTGCTCGCCACCAACGCCTCGCTGACGCAGGACCGCAGGAGCTTCTTTCTGACCTTCACGGTCGACGAGGGCGAGCGCTACAAGTTCGGCGAAATCGAGGTGGCGTCGTCGTTGCGCGGGCTCGATCCGGCAACCACCCGCGAAGCGGTCACCGTCGAACCCGGTGACTGGTACGACGCCGACGAGGTGGAGCGCAGCATCGAGGCCCTCACCGACATGGTCGGCACGCAAGGGTATGCCTTCGTCGACGTGCGCCCGCGCATCAATCGCGACAGGGCCGAGAGGTCGATCGACGTCGCTTTCGAGATCGGCGAAGGGCCGCGGGTGTTCGTGGAGCGCATCAATATCTACGGCAACGTCCGCACCGTCGACAAGGTGATCCGCCGCGAATTCCGGGTGGTGGAGGGCGATCCGTTCAATACGTCGCGGATCCAGCGGTCTCGGCAGCGGCTGCGTAACCTGGACTACTTCGAGAGCGTCGAGATCGAGCAGCTTCCGGGTAGCGCTCCCGACAGGGCGGTGGTCAACGTCAACGTCGAAGAGAAGTCCACCGGCAGCCTGTCGCTCGGCGCCGGCTTTTCGACGACCAGCGGCGTCATCGGCGACATCACGCTCCGCGAACGCAACCTCCTCGGGCGCGGGCAGGATCTGCGCGCCCGGGTGCTGATCGCGGAGCGCGACAGCCAGGTGAGCATCAGCTTCACTGAGCCGTATTTCCTGGATCGCGAGATAAGCGCCGGCTTTGACGTATTCTACCTGACCATTGACCGGCAGGAAGAAGCGTCGTTCGACGAGACGTCGATCGGCGGTGCGGTGCGGTTCGGCTATCCGCTGACAGAGCACCTGGACCAGAATTGGCGCTACACGCTGAAGCAAAGCGAGATCGAGAACGTGCCGGACACCGCCTCCCCGTTCATCAAGGCGGAGGAGGGGGAGGACTACGTTTCGGAGGTCTCCCAGTCATTGGTGTACGACCGGCGCAACAGCCTGTTCTTACCCACTAATGGTTACCTGGCGCAGTTCGACATCGGGGTCGCCGGTCTCGGCGGCGACGTTGCCTACCTGCGGCCGGTGGCCACTGGCGCGTACTATGTGCCGCTCACCGACAGCGAGCGGTGGGTGCTGGGCTTCCGCGGGTCGACCGGCTATGTCTACGGTATTGGCGACGACGTGCGGCTGTTCGACCGGTTCTTCGTGGGCGGCGACGATTTGAGAGGATTCGCGACGGCGGGCGTTGGGCCGCGCGACATCTCGACCGACGACGCCCTCGGCGGCCAGTGGTTCTACACCGGCACCGTCGAGCTCGGCTTCCCGCTGCCGGTGCCGACAGAGTTGCCGCTGCGGGGACGAATCTTCACCGACTTTGGCAGCTCCGGAGCCCTTCCGGACGACGTTTCCGGACCCACCGTTGCCGACACCGCCAGCATCCGCGCCACTGTCGGCGCGGGGCTGACCTGGACCTCGCCATTCGGGCCTATCGGCATCGACGTCGGCGTCCCCTACCTCAAGGAAGACTTCGACGAGACCGAACTGATACGGATCAATCTGGGCGCGCGGTTCTAGATCGTGGTCCGTCGCCGCACGAGCCTGCTGTGGGCGCTCATGGTGCTCCTGTGTCTCGTGCTCCTGTGCTCCATGGAAGGAACGAGGGTCCGGGCCGCCGAGCCGCCCGTGCCCCTTAAGATCGCCATTCTGGATGTGGATCGGGTGCTGCGCAGCGCCGCCGCCGTCAATGACATCCACGACAACATGCGGCAGTATCGTGACGCCTACCGCAATGAGATCCAGCAGGAGGAAGACGCCATTCGCGCCGCCCATCAAGCGCTTGGCGACGCGCGCAAGGAGTTGTCCCAGGGGGACTACGACGAGCAGCAGCGGGTGTTGAACGAACGGGTCAGTCGCGCCCAAGCGATGATGCAGGAACGCCGGCGCATGCTGGACGAAGCCCGGGCGAAGGCGATGAACGAGGTGCAGGCCGTTCTCAACACGATCGTCGCCGAGATCGCCACCGAGCAGAACGTGACGCTGATCCTGCGCAAGGACCAGACGGTCCTTGTGGCGACGCAGTTCGAAATCACCGACGAGGTGTTGCGTCGCCTCGATGCGCGGTTGCCCACGGTCCAGGTGCAAAGCCTGGAACTAAAGTGACAGGTGGGGCATTGCATGGCGGATCCGCGATTCTTCAAGGTTTCCAACCCGTTAACCCTCAGTGACCTGATTGCGGTGAGCGGAGCGGCGCCGGTCGGCGATGCCGATCTCGCCCGCTCCTTCACCGACGTTGCAGCGTTGGATGCGGCAGGCCCGGAGGAGGTGAGCTTCTTCGAGGATCGGCGCTACGCGGAGGTGTTGGCGGCAAGCCGCGCCGGCGCCTGTCTGCTGCGGCCAGAACATGCCGACAGGGCACCGCCGGGCATGGCGTTGTTGACGACGCCTCAGCCGTCGCTGGCATACGCGCTTGTCGCCGCGGCGTTTTATCCCGAACTTGCCGATGACGGCGGTGTCGACGCATCCGCGGTGGTCGACCCATCGGCATGCCTCGGCCGCGGATGCCGCGTCGAGCCCGGCGCGATCATCGCCGCCGGCGCCGAGATCGGCGAGGACTGCCGCATCGGCGCCAACGCAGTTATCGGGCCCGGCGTCGTTGTCGGCGCCGGCTCAGCCATCGGCGCCTGTGCCTCGCTGGCGTACTGCATCATCGGCGCCCGCACCATCGTGCACGCCGGAGCACGCGTCGGGCAGGACGGGTTCGGGTTCGTCCCAGGCGCGGGTCGGCACACCAAAGTGCCGCAGCTGGGGCGGGTCATCATCGGCGATGACGTAGAGATCGGCGCCAACACCACAATCGACCGCGGCGCCGCCAGCGACACCGTCATCGAGTCGGGAACCAAAATTGATAATCTCGTTCAGATCGGCCATAACGTGCGCGTCGGACAGGCCTGCCTGATTGTAGCCCAGGTCGGCGTGTCCGGCAGTACGCGCATCGGCAATGGTGTGATGATAGGGGGTCAGGCAGGGTTCGCCGGCCATACCCAGGTGGGAGACAAGGCGCGCATCGCGGCCAAGTCCGGCATCATGGCCGACATTCCAGCGGGGCAGGCGGTGATGGGCTATCCGGCCGTAACCGTGCGGCAGTTTTTTCGTCAGGTGGCTGCCTTGGCGGAGTTGATCAAAAAGAAGGGCGCGTAGGCGATGGATATGGATACCACGCTCGCCGAGGGGGTCACCTTCGACCTCGAACGAATTAAACAGCTGATCCCACATCGGTATCCGATGCTGATGATCGACCGCGTCGTCGATGTCGTCACCAACGTCCGCGCCACCGGCATCAAGAACGTCTCGATCGACGAACCGTTCTTCCAAGGCCACTTTCCGCGCCACCCCGTGATGCCGGGGTGCTGATCATCGAGGCCATGGCGCAGACGGCCGCCTGCCTTGTGGTCTCTACGCTCGGTCCCGAGAAGGAGGGCCGACTGGTCTACTTCATGACGATCGACTCGGCCCGCTTCCGCAAGCCGGTCTTCCCCGGCGACGTCATCTATCTGCACGTGGAGAAGCAGCGTAACCGCCGCAACGTCTGGAAGTTCAAGGGAGAGGCCAGGGTGGACGGCGTGCTGGTCGCCGAGGCGACGTATGCGGCGATGATTCGGGATGAGTGAGACGTGACGTGACGTCTATTCATCCCACTGCGATCGTCGAGGACGGCGCCAAGCTGGAGGACGACGTATCCATCGGGCCCTACAGCATCATCGGCGCCGACGTCGAACTGGCTTCTGGCGTCAACATCGGCCCGCACGTCGTCATCGGGTGCCGGACCTCCATCGGCGCCAACACCCGCGTCTTTCCGTTCGCGTCCATTGGATTGCCGCCACAGGACCTGAAGTTCCAGGGCGAGCGATCGCGTCTCGAGATCGGATGCAACTGCATCATCCGCGAGCATGTCACCATCAATCCCGGCACGCATGGCGGCGGCATGGTGACGCGGATCGGCGACAACTGCCTGTTAATGGCGGGCAGCCACGTTGCTCACGACTGCCGCATCGGCGACCACGTCATTCTGGTCAATTGCGCCACCCTCGGCGGGCATGTGGAGATCGGCGACTGGGCAATCGTCGGCGGCTTGTCGGCGGCGCACCAGTTCACCCGCATCGGCCGACATGCAATGATCGGCGGCATGAGCGGCGTCGAGAACGACGTGATCCCTTACGGGCGGGTGGTAGGCAACCGCGCCCGCCTGCACGGCCTCAACATCGTCGGATTGAAGCGCCGGCAGTTCTCGCGGGACCAGGTGAATGCGCTCCGCCATGCCTACCGGCTTTTGTTCGCCCATGAAGGCACCATGGTTGAACGCCTGGAGGACGTGGCGCAACTGTTCCGCGACAACCAATTCGTCATGGAGATCGTCGATTTCATCCGCGCCGAGTCGCCGCGCGGGATATGTCAGCCGGGCTCTCAAGATGCAGCCTAAGCTCGGCATCATCGCGGGCGGCGGCGATCTGCCGGTCCGCATCATCGACGCCTGCCGGGCGTCCGGCCGTCCCCATTTCGTGCTCGCCATCGAAGGACATACTCCGCCGGAGACCGTCGAAGGCGCCCCCCATGCTTGGGTTCGCCTCGGCGCCGGCGGCAAGGCGCTGAAGATCCTTAAGAAGGAGGAGGTGCAGGAGTTGGTCCTGGCCGGCCCTGTGCGCCGCCCGTCGCTGTCGGAGCTGAAGCCCGATCTGTGGACCGCAAAATTCCTCGCCAAGGTCAGCGGCAAGGCCCTCGGAGACGACGGCCTGCTCGGCGCTGTGGTGAATGAATTGGAACGGAAGGAAGGCTTTGTGGTGGTTGGCGCCGAAACCCTGCTGCCGAGCGACCTCGCCGCCGATGGCCTGCTTGGGAGCATCGCACCGGATGCCCAGGCCCTGCGGGACATCGCGCGCGGAATCGAAGTGGCGCGCGGCCTCTGCGCCCTCGATGTGGGTCAGGCGGCGGTGGTTCAACAGGGCATGGTGCTGGCGGTCGAAGCGCTGGAGGGGACGGACGCCATGCTCGCCCGCGCTGGCGTCCTGCAGCGTGAAGGGCCGGGCGGGGTGCTGGTCAAGGTCGGTGGCGCCAAGCGGGAAAGCCGGGCGGACCTTCCGGCCGTTGGCGAAAGCACCGTTGAGGCGGCCGCGGCGGCGGGCTTGCGCGGGATCGCGGTGGAAGCGGGGGAGGCGCTGGTGATCGACCGCGAGCGCATGGTGGCCGCTGCCGATGCGGCAGGCCTGTTCGTGGTCGGTGTCCGCAGTGAAGGGCGCGACACAGACGCGTTCCCGTGACGTGGGCGCCGGCGCGGATCGTCCTCCGCTGATTTTCCTGATCGCCGGCGAGCCTTCGGGGGATGTGCTCGGCGCCCGACTGATGGCGGCGCTCTCCGCCCGGTTAGGTGACCACGTGGCGTTCGACGGCATCGGCGGCGCCCAGATGAGCGCCGCGGGCATGGTCAGCCGATTTCCGATGGAAGACCTGTCGGTGATGGGCGCGGCGGAAATCGTGCCTCGCCTTCCGAAACTGCTGCGGCGAATCCGGGAAACGGTGGCGGCGATCAAGGCCGCCCGTCCCGACGTCGTCGTCACCATCGATTCCCCGGGATTTTGCTTTCGGGTCGGCAAGCGCCTCCATGGCTCCGGCATCCCCATCGTCCACTTCGTGGCGCCGCAAGTGTGGGCATGGAAGGCCCATCGCGCCCGCGAAATCGCGGGGTTCCTGGATCACCTGTTGGCGCTGTTGCCGTTCGAGCCGCCGATCTTCGAGGAGGCCGGCCTGCCGTGCACCTTC
Coding sequences within it:
- the bamA gene encoding outer membrane protein assembly factor BamA; protein product: MAYFGVRLAILIVCVVTGWSLPLARLQAQTPPSQSGDLIRAIEVEGTQRVEPGTVRSYLLVQPGDRFDPARIDRSLKSLFATGLFADVAINRRGDTLVVSVTENAIINRIAFEGNQRVDDATLESEISLRPRQIYTRSKVQGDVKRLQELYRRTGRFGATVEPKVIELPQNRIDLVFEISEGDATEIESIRFVGNKAFSDSELRDVVRTRESAWWRFLSSDDTYDPDRLALDQELLRRFYLSEGYADFRVLATNASLTQDRRSFFLTFTVDEGERYKFGEIEVASSLRGLDPATTREAVTVEPGDWYDADEVERSIEALTDMVGTQGYAFVDVRPRINRDRAERSIDVAFEIGEGPRVFVERINIYGNVRTVDKVIRREFRVVEGDPFNTSRIQRSRQRLRNLDYFESVEIEQLPGSAPDRAVVNVNVEEKSTGSLSLGAGFSTTSGVIGDITLRERNLLGRGQDLRARVLIAERDSQVSISFTEPYFLDREISAGFDVFYLTIDRQEEASFDETSIGGAVRFGYPLTEHLDQNWRYTLKQSEIENVPDTASPFIKAEEGEDYVSEVSQSLVYDRRNSLFLPTNGYLAQFDIGVAGLGGDVAYLRPVATGAYYVPLTDSERWVLGFRGSTGYVYGIGDDVRLFDRFFVGGDDLRGFATAGVGPRDISTDDALGGQWFYTGTVELGFPLPVPTELPLRGRIFTDFGSSGALPDDVSGPTVADTASIRATVGAGLTWTSPFGPIGIDVGVPYLKEDFDETELIRINLGARF
- a CDS encoding OmpH family outer membrane protein yields the protein MVRRRTSLLWALMVLLCLVLLCSMEGTRVRAAEPPVPLKIAILDVDRVLRSAAAVNDIHDNMRQYRDAYRNEIQQEEDAIRAAHQALGDARKELSQGDYDEQQRVLNERVSRAQAMMQERRRMLDEARAKAMNEVQAVLNTIVAEIATEQNVTLILRKDQTVLVATQFEITDEVLRRLDARLPTVQVQSLELK
- the lpxD gene encoding UDP-3-O-(3-hydroxymyristoyl)glucosamine N-acyltransferase: MADPRFFKVSNPLTLSDLIAVSGAAPVGDADLARSFTDVAALDAAGPEEVSFFEDRRYAEVLAASRAGACLLRPEHADRAPPGMALLTTPQPSLAYALVAAAFYPELADDGGVDASAVVDPSACLGRGCRVEPGAIIAAGAEIGEDCRIGANAVIGPGVVVGAGSAIGACASLAYCIIGARTIVHAGARVGQDGFGFVPGAGRHTKVPQLGRVIIGDDVEIGANTTIDRGAASDTVIESGTKIDNLVQIGHNVRVGQACLIVAQVGVSGSTRIGNGVMIGGQAGFAGHTQVGDKARIAAKSGIMADIPAGQAVMGYPAVTVRQFFRQVAALAELIKKKGA
- the lpxA gene encoding acyl-ACP--UDP-N-acetylglucosamine O-acyltransferase yields the protein MTSIHPTAIVEDGAKLEDDVSIGPYSIIGADVELASGVNIGPHVVIGCRTSIGANTRVFPFASIGLPPQDLKFQGERSRLEIGCNCIIREHVTINPGTHGGGMVTRIGDNCLLMAGSHVAHDCRIGDHVILVNCATLGGHVEIGDWAIVGGLSAAHQFTRIGRHAMIGGMSGVENDVIPYGRVVGNRARLHGLNIVGLKRRQFSRDQVNALRHAYRLLFAHEGTMVERLEDVAQLFRDNQFVMEIVDFIRAESPRGICQPGSQDAA
- the lpxI gene encoding UDP-2,3-diacylglucosamine diphosphatase LpxI (LpxI, functionally equivalent to LpxH, replaces it in LPS biosynthesis in a minority of bacteria.), with amino-acid sequence MQPKLGIIAGGGDLPVRIIDACRASGRPHFVLAIEGHTPPETVEGAPHAWVRLGAGGKALKILKKEEVQELVLAGPVRRPSLSELKPDLWTAKFLAKVSGKALGDDGLLGAVVNELERKEGFVVVGAETLLPSDLAADGLLGSIAPDAQALRDIARGIEVARGLCALDVGQAAVVQQGMVLAVEALEGTDAMLARAGVLQREGPGGVLVKVGGAKRESRADLPAVGESTVEAAAAAGLRGIAVEAGEALVIDRERMVAAADAAGLFVVGVRSEGRDTDAFP